The following are encoded in a window of Ignicoccus islandicus DSM 13165 genomic DNA:
- the cca gene encoding CCA tRNA nucleotidyltransferase produces MTLLHKILEESVLEKIRPTKEEYEKRDKLFRKIKEVAVRVLKDEKVEAEVTLQGSAAKETWIRNNLELDVFVLFPVSTKEWLKVTGLRIIEKIAEKIGKYEIRYAEHPYVRLKVEGVKVDLVPAFKVSDGREAITAVDRTPFHTKWVIEKLNEMGENSRDEVRLLKAFFKGIEVYGAEIKVQGFSGYVTELLVINYGGFAEALSSISQWRPPVFVDPGNFGSKAKFLHKFRGSPMVLPDPVDPNRNAAASVSLESLALASLASWRYITNPSPRFYFKPPAPDVKAERPTYLISFTLNPGYPPETIWGELKRISRSLISTLRRAGFEITRYKLWSDEEKEAAIAIEMINDVLSREVVRIGPPIWEKKHLLSFFTAHDKVLAGPWVEGDRVYLIEPRDVTSFTEFVRGVISRYRSKSINLESVEIKKILQPKTEWLRWFVYGKYWWWT; encoded by the coding sequence TTGACCTTACTTCATAAAATTCTCGAGGAAAGCGTTCTAGAGAAGATCAGGCCTACCAAAGAGGAATACGAGAAAAGAGACAAGCTTTTCAGGAAGATAAAGGAAGTAGCTGTTAGAGTTCTCAAGGATGAAAAGGTTGAAGCTGAGGTCACTCTCCAAGGGAGTGCAGCCAAGGAAACATGGATAAGAAACAATTTAGAGCTAGATGTATTCGTATTATTTCCCGTAAGTACAAAGGAATGGCTAAAAGTGACTGGCCTAAGAATAATTGAGAAGATCGCTGAAAAAATTGGTAAATACGAGATACGATACGCGGAGCATCCTTACGTGAGGTTGAAAGTTGAGGGCGTGAAAGTAGACCTCGTCCCGGCCTTCAAAGTAAGCGACGGACGCGAAGCGATAACTGCTGTAGATAGGACGCCATTTCACACTAAGTGGGTAATAGAGAAGTTGAACGAAATGGGTGAGAACTCACGTGATGAGGTCCGATTGTTAAAAGCTTTCTTTAAGGGAATAGAAGTTTATGGGGCCGAAATTAAAGTACAAGGCTTCTCGGGTTACGTTACAGAGCTCTTAGTAATAAACTATGGTGGATTCGCGGAAGCTTTGAGCTCTATTTCTCAATGGCGACCACCAGTTTTCGTGGATCCAGGGAACTTCGGCTCGAAAGCTAAGTTCCTACACAAGTTCCGTGGTTCACCGATGGTACTACCCGATCCAGTTGACCCCAATAGGAACGCGGCAGCTTCAGTATCACTTGAATCTCTAGCTTTGGCTAGCTTGGCTAGTTGGAGGTACATAACTAATCCGTCACCAAGGTTCTACTTTAAACCACCAGCACCAGATGTAAAGGCAGAAAGGCCTACTTACTTGATTAGTTTTACATTGAATCCCGGATATCCTCCGGAAACCATCTGGGGTGAGTTAAAGAGAATATCTAGATCACTCATATCGACTCTCCGCAGAGCAGGTTTTGAAATAACGCGATACAAGTTATGGAGTGACGAAGAGAAAGAGGCGGCCATAGCTATAGAGATGATTAATGACGTATTGAGTCGCGAGGTAGTCCGGATAGGTCCACCAATATGGGAGAAGAAACATCTCCTAAGTTTCTTCACTGCACATGATAAAGTGTTAGCGGGGCCTTGGGTAGAAGGCGATAGAGTGTACTTGATAGAACCTAGGGATGTAACTTCGTTTACGGAATTCGTAAGAGGTGTAATAAGTCGATATAGGTCAAAGAGCATAAATTTGGAAAGCGTTGAAATTAAGAAGATACTTCAGCCTAAAACTGAATGGCTTCGGTGGTTTGTTTACGGGAAGTATTGGTGGTGGACGTAG
- the thpR gene encoding RNA 2',3'-cyclic phosphodiesterase translates to MGKIRTFIAVDVEGILASKLEKLVESIKSTGAPVKGVEAENFHVTLKFIGEIDEEMIDTIEEIMKHSVNGIEPHKVVLKGIGAFPNPFRPRVVWVGLEGAEKLTTISSRLTKSLREKGIKVDTKQFVPHITLARVKGYRNIDKLSEWIETMRDIEIGELEVKKIRLKKSILTPRGPIYETLREVEL, encoded by the coding sequence ATGGGCAAGATAAGAACGTTTATAGCAGTTGATGTTGAAGGTATACTCGCTTCGAAACTCGAGAAGTTAGTTGAATCAATCAAATCCACCGGAGCACCGGTAAAGGGAGTTGAGGCTGAGAACTTTCACGTTACGTTGAAATTCATAGGCGAAATAGATGAGGAAATGATCGATACTATTGAAGAGATAATGAAACATTCGGTTAACGGTATCGAGCCACATAAAGTAGTCCTCAAGGGCATAGGAGCTTTCCCAAACCCCTTTAGACCCAGAGTAGTTTGGGTGGGACTCGAGGGCGCCGAAAAACTCACAACAATTTCTTCGAGACTCACGAAAAGCTTGAGAGAGAAGGGGATTAAGGTGGACACCAAGCAGTTTGTCCCGCACATAACTCTAGCTCGAGTTAAAGGTTACAGGAACATAGACAAACTATCTGAATGGATAGAGACAATGAGGGATATAGAAATAGGGGAATTGGAGGTGAAGAAAATAAGACTTAAGAAATCAATCCTTACTCCACGCGGTCCAATATACGAAACCTTGAGGGAGGTTGAGCTTTGA